The Panthera leo isolate Ple1 chromosome D1, P.leo_Ple1_pat1.1, whole genome shotgun sequence region ACAGCAATAATTTTAGACTGCTCCACTGACTTGTCCGTGGGAGGTCTAACATACATGCAGAAGAGTGTCCCATAAAATACAGTCACTGCCACCAGATGGGAACCACACGTGGAAAAAGCTTTGTGCCTGCCTTCAGCAGAATGCATCCTCAGGATGGCAGTGAGAATGAAGATGTAAGAGATGACAATTATGAGGAGGGAGTTGGAGAGGTTAAATCCTGCTACCACAAACATGGACGTCTCTTTAATGAAAGTGTCAGAGCAGGACAGCTGGATGAGGGGGGGGTCAGCGCAGTAGAAGTGATTAATAATATTGGAGTCACAGAAGGTCAAGCGGTACGTCCACATGGTTTCCATCAGGCCACTAAGGAAGCCGTAGACATAGGGACCAGCAATCAGGCGAATACAGACCCCTCTGGACATCTTGCTGCTGTAAAGCAAAGGGTTACAGATGGCCATGTACCTGTCATAAGCCATTACAGCTAGCATGTATAACTCAGTAATCACCATGGCAATGAAAAAATAACACTGGGTTAAACAAGCAGCATAGGAAATGGTTTTCTTCTCTGATAAGAAGTTCGCCAACATCTTGGGAGTCACAGTCGTGGAATAACACAAATCCAAGCCGGACAAACTGGCAagaaagaagtacatgggggtgtggaggcgTGAATCTATCCTGATCAATACCAACATCCCAAGGTTCCCCCCCACGGTGATCAGGTAGATCACCAGGAACAGCACAAAGAGGATGGGCTGAAGCTCTGGACGATCTGTTAATCCCAGGAGAACAAATTCGGTCACTAAGGTGGAATTCCCTCTGACCATTTTCTTAGCTGCCAGCATTGTTCACGTagatgaattaaaataaagtaagaagtGAATGAGAAGTCCATcatatatttcttctctctctttctccccttctcctccgtCTCACACTCTCAATCACTCTCACGCAGGACTATGATCAGCATCTGAGATTGCAGGAGCTGAGACTTTCAAGAAGGTGGTGGCCCCTAGAAGCTAGGTGTGTAATGTGCAGATGGTCCCCAAGAGAATGGCTCATGCGACACCAGCTTGCTTCAGAATGGGGGCCTTATGACCCAAAGTCTGCCGAAAAATGGACTGAACCACCAACAGTCACTTACCGTTCTCTATAAAATCATAGGCTTCACCATGGAGCCTGGGAATGGTTCCAGATGCAACGGTGACATGTGTTTGGAAACACTTCTGCAAGTCAACAGCGCATGCACATGTAGAAGTTCAACTTTTGAGAATTACACTCCCTATGGGTTATAGGTGAAAACCCCAAATTACAGTGATTTAAAGGAAAGAGATCCTGTTTCACTGTGATATCAATAAAGTACAGGAAATTATGGTGTTCATATGTGAATAGGCCAAAGATAATGACCCCAAATGTGAAAATAACAAAGCCCTGCATCAATCACTAATGAAGGAATTTTCATTCAGAAGCATTTGTATGACTAGAGAAAGGGAGACCtaggttgggggaaaaaaagaagtggtcAAAAAGTGGATTGTGCTTGTGGATAAAATTATCAATTCAGATAATATCAAttataatgaaagaataaaatgagaaactttTTCCGGGAGTCGGgagaatatattttcatcatGGATTCTCAATGTTGTCGTGTTATTGTACGTGATAGACTGAATAAGATAAGGGATCAGAACTCAAATACCTCTCAGAGCCAGTTAGATAATAAGGATGAGTGAAGTGGGCTAAGTATAAGGATGAACAGAAATGAAGTAGAGAGTGACTCCCAGGTTAAAAAGCCAGCAGCCACTCAGGCCAGTGGAATTTTTACTACACAATAACGTAAGCCCTATGTTCCAAGATCTTAAGAGTTTCCAAATGTAAACGGGTATGAGGATTCATTATTTAATGTGAAACCTACCATACACAGTGTTGGCGAATAATTTCATTGTTAAGCCTGTCTTTAACCAGAGCATAGAAAAAGAAGTCTGTATGCCTAATTCACTGAAAAGGCAATGTCACCAGCTATATTTGCTGTACGTAAGCTGTTCCCGGGTATTGAACCAAGTACCCTCAAAAGTCAGCTACTTCGACTCAGTGATGTTTCCAGAATGTTGTATGATTTAGTCATTATAATAAGATAATCTTTGAGTACAAACAGCATTGGACACTGCATGTCTGTGAGTCACTTTCCTAGGGAAACAAAGGTGACTGGTAATAGTGTTTGTCTTGAGAGAGCTGG contains the following coding sequences:
- the LOC122200175 gene encoding olfactory receptor 1030 isoform X2, with amino-acid sequence MVRGNSTLVTEFVLLGLTDRPELQPILFVLFLVIYLITVGGNLGMLVLIRIDSRLHTPMYFFLASLSGLDLCYSTTVTPKMLANFLSEKKTISYAACLTQCYFFIAMVITELYMLAVMAYDRYMAICNPLLYSSKMSRGVCIRLIAGPYVYGFLSGLMETMWTYRLTFCDSNIINHFYCADPPLIQLSCSDTFIKETSMFVVAGFNLSNSLLIIVISYIFILTAILRMHSAEGRHKAFSTCGSHLVAVTVFYGTLFCMYVRPPTDKSVEQSKIIAVFYTFVSPMLNPIIYSLRNKNVKQGFNSII
- the LOC122200175 gene encoding olfactory receptor 1030 isoform X1; translation: MLAAKKMVRGNSTLVTEFVLLGLTDRPELQPILFVLFLVIYLITVGGNLGMLVLIRIDSRLHTPMYFFLASLSGLDLCYSTTVTPKMLANFLSEKKTISYAACLTQCYFFIAMVITELYMLAVMAYDRYMAICNPLLYSSKMSRGVCIRLIAGPYVYGFLSGLMETMWTYRLTFCDSNIINHFYCADPPLIQLSCSDTFIKETSMFVVAGFNLSNSLLIIVISYIFILTAILRMHSAEGRHKAFSTCGSHLVAVTVFYGTLFCMYVRPPTDKSVEQSKIIAVFYTFVSPMLNPIIYSLRNKNVKQAFWKLTRRNVLLK